In Gammaproteobacteria bacterium, one genomic interval encodes:
- a CDS encoding cytochrome c3 family protein produces the protein DHQGITGNCASCHDGNTATGQPGNHFVTTEDCNVCHSTNGWAPANNYTHANNSDYPGDHNSRLGLTCSSCHTDNDETIRYPSPTYAPFCAACHERDFEPESDHNGGKAGTVAQNKNCAESGCHRVSDRQWD, from the coding sequence GACCACCAGGGCATCACCGGCAACTGCGCCTCCTGTCACGACGGCAATACCGCCACCGGACAGCCAGGCAACCACTTCGTCACCACCGAGGACTGCAACGTCTGTCACTCCACCAATGGCTGGGCGCCGGCGAATAACTACACGCATGCCAACAACAGCGACTATCCGGGCGACCACAACTCGCGACTGGGGCTGACCTGCAGCTCCTGTCATACCGACAATGACGAGACCATTCGCTACCCCTCACCGACCTACGCGCCCTTCTGCGCCGCCTGCCATGAGAGGGATTTCGAGCCCGAATCGGATCACAACGGTGGAAAGGCCGGCACCGTGGCGCAAAACAAGAACTGCGCCGAATCAGGCTGCCATAGAGTCAGTGATCGGCAATGGGATTGA
- the lysS gene encoding lysine--tRNA ligase, whose protein sequence is MSDQENTPVEEQTVDTNALIEQRRSKLAAIREAGDAFPNDFRRDVMAGELHAEYGEKSNEELEASPVRVKVAGRMMSRRIMGKASFVHLQDMSGKIQLFVTRDDLAENFYNEQFKKWDVGDIIGGEGVLFKTKTGELSIKVDHIRLLTKSLRPLPEKWHGLADQETKYRQRYVDLIMNEVARDTFRVRSQVVDYLRRFLLDRSFMEVETPMMHVIPGGATARPFVTHHNALDMGLYLRVAPELYLKRLVVGGFERVFEINRNFRNEGLSTRHNPEFTMVEFYQAYADYRDLMDLTEDMLRGMAQEIHGTTVLPYQGETFDFGKPFARMTVVESILHFNPDLGLEQLQSLDAARKVAEALKIPLKDSYGLGKVQIEIFEKTVEHKLKDPTFITAYPTEVSPLARRSDNDPLVTDRFEFFVGGRELANGFSELNDAEDQAERFRSQVAEKEAGDDEAMHYDEDYIVALEHGMPPTAGEGIGIDRLVMLFTDSPSIRDVLLFPHMRPKRLS, encoded by the coding sequence ATGTCAGATCAAGAAAACACCCCCGTTGAAGAACAAACCGTTGATACCAATGCGCTGATCGAACAGCGCCGCAGTAAACTGGCGGCCATACGCGAGGCGGGCGATGCCTTTCCCAACGATTTTCGACGCGATGTGATGGCCGGCGAATTGCACGCCGAATATGGCGAAAAATCCAACGAAGAGCTGGAAGCCAGCCCGGTGCGGGTCAAGGTGGCGGGGCGCATGATGAGCCGTCGCATCATGGGTAAGGCGAGCTTTGTCCACCTACAGGACATGTCGGGCAAGATTCAGCTGTTTGTAACGCGTGACGATCTGGCCGAGAATTTTTACAACGAACAGTTCAAAAAATGGGATGTCGGCGACATCATCGGTGGCGAAGGCGTGCTGTTTAAAACCAAAACCGGCGAGCTGTCCATAAAAGTGGATCACATCCGTCTGCTCACCAAATCCCTGCGCCCGCTGCCGGAGAAATGGCACGGCCTGGCGGATCAGGAAACCAAATATCGCCAGCGCTATGTGGATCTGATCATGAACGAGGTGGCGCGCGACACCTTCCGTGTGCGCTCACAGGTGGTGGACTACCTGCGCCGCTTCCTGCTGGATCGCAGCTTCATGGAAGTGGAAACCCCGATGATGCATGTGATCCCCGGCGGCGCCACGGCACGTCCCTTTGTCACTCATCACAATGCCCTGGACATGGGACTGTATTTGCGGGTCGCACCGGAGCTGTATCTGAAGCGCCTGGTGGTGGGTGGTTTTGAACGGGTGTTCGAGATCAACCGCAACTTCCGCAACGAAGGCCTGTCGACCCGTCACAATCCCGAATTTACCATGGTCGAGTTTTATCAGGCCTATGCCGATTACCGCGACCTGATGGACCTTACCGAAGACATGCTGCGCGGCATGGCGCAGGAGATTCATGGCACCACGGTGCTGCCGTATCAGGGGGAAACGTTTGATTTTGGCAAACCCTTTGCGCGCATGACGGTGGTGGAATCCATCCTGCACTTCAATCCCGATCTGGGCCTGGAACAGTTGCAGAGTCTGGATGCCGCACGCAAGGTCGCCGAGGCGCTGAAGATTCCGCTCAAGGACAGCTATGGTCTGGGCAAGGTGCAGATCGAAATCTTTGAAAAGACCGTCGAACACAAACTCAAGGACCCGACCTTTATCACGGCCTATCCTACCGAGGTCTCACCATTGGCACGGCGCAGTGATAACGACCCCTTGGTCACCGACCGTTTTGAATTCTTTGTCGGCGGCCGCGAACTGGCCAACGGCTTTTCCGAGCTTAACGACGCCGAAGATCAGGCCGAACGTTTCCGCAGCCAGGTCGCGGAAAAAGAGGCAGGCGATGACGAAGCCATGCACTACGATGAAGACTACATCGTCGCCCTCGAACACGGCATGCCACCCACCGCCGGCGAAGGCATCGGCATCGACCGTCTGGTGATGCTATTCACCGACTCACCCTCCATTCGTGATGTGCTGCTGTTCCCGCACATGCGTCCGAAACGGCTGTCATAA
- the prfB gene encoding peptide chain release factor 2 (programmed frameshift) — protein MLEIGLITSRIKDMQGRVDVLRGYLDYDTKCEQLVEVARELEVPEIWSNPERAQALGRERAALEEVVGTIRKLDSKLGEAGDLLEMAAEEDDQDTLDAVSADLDALEAQLARLEFRRMFSNPMDPNNAYLDIQSGSGGTEAQDWAEMLLRMYLRWGEARGFKTELVEASAGDVAGIKSATIHFEGEYAFGWLRTETGVHRLVRKSPFDSGGRRHTSFASVFVSPEVDDDIEIDINPADLRIDVYRASGAGGQHVNRTESAVRITHNPTGIVVQCQNDRSQHKNKASAMKQLKAKLYEYEMQKRNAIQQVVEDGKADIGWGSQIRSYVLDQSRIKDLRTGIETGNTQAVLDGGLDIFIEASLKSGL, from the exons ATGCTGGAAATTGGCCTCATCACCTCCCGTATCAAAGACATGCAAGGGCGCGTCGACGTCCTGAGGGGGTATCTT GACTACGACACCAAGTGTGAACAGCTGGTCGAGGTAGCCCGCGAGCTGGAGGTCCCCGAGATCTGGAGCAATCCGGAGCGCGCCCAGGCCCTGGGCCGAGAACGGGCGGCGCTGGAAGAGGTGGTCGGCACCATCCGCAAACTGGACAGCAAGCTGGGCGAGGCCGGCGACCTGCTGGAGATGGCCGCCGAGGAAGACGACCAGGACACCCTGGACGCGGTGAGCGCCGACCTCGACGCGCTGGAGGCCCAGCTGGCCAGGCTGGAATTCCGCCGCATGTTTTCCAACCCCATGGATCCCAACAATGCCTATCTCGACATCCAGTCCGGCTCCGGCGGCACCGAGGCGCAGGACTGGGCCGAGATGCTGCTGCGCATGTACCTGCGCTGGGGCGAGGCGCGTGGTTTCAAGACCGAACTGGTGGAGGCCTCGGCGGGCGATGTGGCCGGCATCAAAAGCGCCACCATCCACTTCGAGGGCGAATACGCCTTTGGCTGGCTGCGCACCGAGACCGGCGTGCATCGACTGGTGCGCAAATCACCGTTTGATTCCGGCGGCCGTCGGCATACCTCGTTTGCATCGGTGTTCGTCTCACCAGAAGTAGATGACGATATTGAAATCGACATCAATCCTGCCGACCTGCGGATCGACGTGTATCGCGCCTCCGGCGCGGGTGGCCAGCACGTCAACCGTACCGAGTCGGCGGTGCGTATCACCCACAACCCCACCGGCATCGTGGTACAGTGCCAGAACGACCGCTCGCAGCACAAAAACAAGGCCTCGGCAATGAAACAGCTGAAGGCCAAGCTGTATGAATACGAGATGCAGAAACGTAATGCGATTCAGCAGGTGGTGGAAGACGGCAAGGCCGATATCGGCTGGGGCAGCCAGATCCGATCCTATGTGCTGGATCAATCGCGCATCAAGGATCTGCGCACCGGCATAGAAACCGGCAACACCCAGGCGGTGCTGGACGGCGGGCTGGACATCTTTATTGAGGCGAGCCTGAAGAGCGGCCTGTAG